The window AGCAGATCGACGCGGTCGATGTTGGCGTACACAGGTTTGCACGAAATCCTGAGTGTTGTGGAATTGTTACCCCCTCGAACGCGCGACATGTACTCTTTCGTCGCGAACACGTAAAGACCGGAGTCCTTGACGATCGCCGTAAGCACCTGTTCGACCGTCTGAATTCCCTGTCCCGCCGCACCACTTATGAGGACGCTGACTTCTTCGAGTGGTTGCATTTTTACACCCCCAGTATGTCTTAGGAAGATTCAATTTTATTTTAGCATTTAAGGTGAAATTAAAGTTATGCTCTTCGAATCAAACGTACCGAAAAATCAGCTCAGGAGCCAGACGTTCTCGACGAACACGTTCTTCAAGCCCGACGATCTGGCAGCTTCCAGAACTTTTTTCATCTGTTCTCTACTCGTTGTGAATAGATCATGCATCAAATGCTGGGGTGCGAAAGCGAGCAGGACGTAAGTTATTTTCTCATCGATCTGGGCGAGAAAACGACAGATGTTGAAAACCTCAAACTCGTCTATGTAGTGTGGAACGATCAGCGTGCTCACAACGAGCAGCGGTGGTTCCTTTCTTTCATCCATCCCGGCGATCAGCTCGACGTTGTGCTTCAACCTTTCGACGGCTCTTTCTCCATCCACGCCCGTGAGCGCTTCGTAGACGGACGGGCTGAACGCCTTCCAATCTATTTTGACGATGCCACCCGTTTCGAGGCTGATCGAAGCCATCTGTTTTGCAATCGAATCGTTCATCAAACCGTTCGTTTCCCAGCAGATTCTTTTCCTCATCTTTCTCGAAGTTTTCAGGGTGAAAATTGACCAGGGCACCGGATCTCCTCCAAAGTAACAAACGCAGCTGACTCTGTTTTGTTCAGCAACACGGACGAGTTCTTCCACAGATACCCGTTCGCCGTCTCTCATCGTTCCACCCGCGATCATGTATTTGTGGTCTATGTTCTGGCAGAAGAGACAATCGAGGTTACAACCGGCGAAGAACACGGCAAGGTTGAAAAAGCCTCTGTGGTCCTTCTCTGGACAGACAGGCAGCGCAACGCAGTTGGTTGGATGGGGATCGAGATAGTAGCGAAGGTAAGCTTCGTCGAAATTGTCTGTCAGAAAGATCAATCTACCATCGACGTTCTTGATCACTCTGCAGTAACCTGTACCGTTCTGAGAAATTTCACACTCGTTGACACACAGAAGACATCTCTTACCACCGCGCGGAGGACTAACTGGAAAGCTGATCGATCGACGCCATCTGGCACGCGTTCTTCGAACGATTTCGAGAGATTCGACTGGTCTTTCTCTCAAGCACCGCACGCAAACTTTCAACGAGCTGCTGATCGATTCAGATTCGAAACCACACAGAACGCAGCGTTTTCTGAGGGTTTCAAGCATAATTCACCATGGCAGGGCCAGCTTACCCATCACACAGCTCCTTCGCGCACCGGTCACGTTTTTCGAAGGGGCCAGGCCTTTCACGAACAGTTCACCCAGAAACGCGATCGCTATGGCTTCGCGAAAGTCTATCAACTTCTTTTCCGGAATCTTGACATCGAAGCCAAGCTGGCGCAGGTCCTCAACGAGCGTCTGGTTGTACGCTCCTCCTCCTGTGACGATGAGACGTTTCACGTGTGGTAAATGGAGGGCGAGGTTTTCTTTGACCATCCTGGCTGTGAACATCACGATTGTTCTCAACGTGTCCTTCAGTTGAAACATCTTCGTGGCTCCGACTTCTTTCAAGAACTCCATGTTGTACGCTTCTCTTCCGGTCGTCTTCGGTGGTTTTCTGAGTATGTAACCTCTCTTGTGTTCTATCATTCTGTTGAGCAGATCTAGATTTATCCTGCCTTCCCTCGAGAGTGAACCACCTTCGTCGAGGTCTCTGTTGAGAAAGTTTCTAACGACCGTATCTATCAGACAGTTTCCAGGACCAGTATCGAAGGCGATGGGGTTACCTTTTTCATCGATTGCCGTGACGTTCGCGATGCCACCAACGTTCAGCACGGCTGTGGAAGGATCTGAACCTATCAAGAAGACCAGGTCGAAGTACGCGCTTATGGGAGCCCCTTCACCGGACAGCGCCATGTCTTTGGTTCTGAAGCTGTGGACCACGGGTTTTTGAAGTTCCACAGCAAGCACGTCCGCTTCTCCCAGCTGGAGCGTCGCATTCTGCTCTGGGGCATGCCACACGGTTTGACCGTGGTAGGCGACGAAATCGCATTGAAAGTTGTAAATCTTCACCATCTCGGCGTGTTTTCGAGCGATCTCGTAGTTCAATGTGGTGACATAATTGACGCTGGAAGAACGTCTGTCGTACGAGCGAACGATCTTTTCTCTGAACGCTGGTTCATAACTCAGCGTGACGGCGCTCAAAAGTTCGAAGTTGAGCTGTCTGTTCCAGGAGAACTTCACCTGGGCTATGTCCAGACCGTCCGCGGACGTTCCTGACATCAATCCCAGAACGATGTGTTGTTTCTTCTCGAAGAGCTGGAGCAATTCCTGCCAGTTCCCGAGCCGGACGAAATGGTTCACAGATCTATCCCCCTCTCTGGAGAAAGTCGCTGACGACTTTGAACAGTTCGCCGATCTCGTCCACCCTGTAGAGGTTCGTCTTCACTTTCAGATCGCTCGAACCGAAACCCACAGGACCGTCGAACCTTTTGGAAAGAGCCAACGAAAGGCTTTCCTCGAGCCTGAGTTCAGACGGAATCATGATAACGGAGAGTATCTTTGCGTGTTCCAGCAGATGGTCTATGTGCCAATGTTTTTTCTTCTCCTTTCGAAGATGTCTCGAAACCCTCGTGACGAGATCGTTCATGGCAGAGCCAACGTAGACGTACAGTCCAGATTCGAAACACCAGCGATCCTTAATTGAAACATCGTACTCGAGCTTCAAAACTAGCAGATAAGCACCTTTCATGAGAACACGCTCAGATACTTTTCAAACCCGTCCGGAGCGATCGTGACCACGCGCGCGTCCTCAGGGAGCTGTTGAGCGATCCTCAAGGCCACCGCCACGTTCGCCCCGCTCGAAATACCGAGGGCCAGAGCTTCTTTTTTCATCAAAAGCTTCACAGTTTCGAACGCTTCATCGTCTGTGACCGTTTCTATTCTATCAACGACAGACAGGTCCAGAATCTTCGGCACGAATCCTGCACCTATACCCTGGATCCTGTGACTTCCAGCCACGCCTTTCGAAAGAACCGGAGAACTCGCAGGTTCCACAGCCACGACCATGACCCTTTCTCCGTAGAGTTTTTTTAGAACTTTTCCCACCCCAGTGATGGTTCCACCTGTGCCTACACCGGCAACGAAGGCGTCGATTCTGTAGTTCATCTGGGTGAGAATTTCGTGCGCCGTAGTGGTCTCGTGAGCAAGCACGTTGTATGGATTTTCGAACTGGTTGGGCATGTAGGCGTCTAGCTCCCGAACGATTTCCAGCGCTTTCTCGACGGCCCCAGTCATGCCCCTTTCGGCGGGTGTCAGAACGACCTCCGCACCGTAGCCCTTCAAAATTTTCACTCTCTCCTGGCTCACGCTCTCTGGCATCGTCAGTATCACTCTGAAACCTTTCAGGGCACCTATCGCGGCCAGGGCAATGCCTGTGTTACCGCTGGTTGGCTCGACGATGACGCCGCTCTTTATGAGTCCTTTCTTTTCGGCTGCTTCGATCATGAAGAGGGCCGGTCTATCTTTAACACTTCCCCACGGGTTGTTCTTCTCGAGCTTCACGAACACCCTTGGTTCTGTTTTCAATCTCACCATCGGTGTGTTGCCCACCAACTTCAACATTCTCATCCCTCCTTACGATCCTTGCGGGAATTCCTACAGCGAGGCAGTTCTCCGGCACGTCGTTCAGAACGACGGCGTTCGCTCCGATGACGGAGTTGTCACCAACTTTTATCGGACCGAGTATCTTGGCTCCTGCTCCGATGATCACGTTTCTACCCACATCCGGATGTCTTTTTCCAGAGCAGATGTGTTTCGCGCCCAGCGTCACGCCGTGGTAGATCACGGTCCCACTTTTCACGGTTGCGGTCGCGCCGATCACCACACCGATGCCGTGGTCTATAACCACACCGGGTTCGATCTCCGCGGCCGGGTGGATGTCCATTGAAAAGAGCACGCGACACAGATAATGGAAAAGATAGGCCAGAGGATGAAGTTTCCAACGGTAGAAGAGGTGGGAGATTCTGTAGAGGAGTAAGCCCTGGAAGGAAGCGTTGAAGAAAATCAGCTGCAGCACGTTCGAAGTGGCAGGATCAAGGCGAAGGTACGCCCTCACATCCTCCTTGATGGCTTTTACGAACCAGCGCACCCCACGAGCATAGAAACACCTCCTTATGAAGTCTGATTTTATGGTACCAGAACATTACGAACGGTTCTTTAAAAAGCGGTTATAATCAAAAACAGGTTCACCAACATTCTGCCTGGAGGAGGAACAGTTGTGATCAGAAACATCGTCTTCGATCTTGGAAGGGTTCTGCTCAGCTGGGAACCGTATCGGTACATGTTGAGGACGTTTCCGAAGCACGTGGCGGATGAGATGAACGAAAAGATCTTTGAAAGCAAAGATTTCTGGTTGATGGATAAGGGGCTCATGAACGAAGAACGGCTGTGGCAGAAGAAGATGGAAGAGCTACCACATCTGAAAGAGTACATACTGCACATGAAAAAGGCGGTGATAGGGCTCCTGGTTCCCATAGAGAAAAACGTGAGGCTCCTTCCAAAACTCAAAGAAAAAGGCTTCAAACTGTACGTTCTGTCGAACTTCAGCGAAAGGCATTTCGAAATGGTCTACAAGAAGTACGACTTTTTCAAGTTCTTCGATGGCATGATCATCTCCTCGCACGTCAAGCTCGCGAAACCTGAAAAAGAGATCTTCCTCGAGCTGATCCGAAGGTACGGCATCGCGCCTCAGGAGAGCGTTTTCATCGATGATAAGCTTGAGAACGTTAACGTCGCGCGAGAACTTGGTTTCAGAACCATACACGTCACAGACCAGACGGACTTGGAAGAGGAGCTGAGAAAAGTTCTGGGAGACTGGGATCGAACCGAAGAAGTTTCGCAGAAGTGATTGGGAAAAATGAGGTTGAATCGAACCTTTCTGGGGGTATCATTTTCTGGGGGTGACGTGATGAGAAGGTTCGTCCTGTGTCTCATGCTTGTGTTCGTTTCCACACTTTTTGCAGAAGTATTTGCGAACTTCGATTCGTTCCTTGGAGCTGGTGTGTCTAATGACCTCGTGGTTGAAGGACAGCGCAAGCAGATCGATGTGCTCACCAATTATGGTCTGCAGTTCGGCCTCGATTATGGCCTGCACAGGGGCCTGAGGCTCGGAGCGATATTTTCATCTCAGAGTTTCTCGGTGAGGTTCGAAGGAGAAATTCTCAACTTCGGCTTGTTGTGTGCTGGATTCGAAGGTCTTTTTGCGATGGGTTTCCTGGACATCGTCTTACAGGTATCCGGTGAGGCGCACTGGGTGATCAGCTCATTTTCCTGCCAGGATGGCCAGCTGTCACGGGCGAGTTACACGGGAAATCTCTTTGCAGGGAAGGCAGTTTTCGAAAAATTTTTGAGTGAGAATCTGTCAGTAGCCGTCGGCGGAGGTCTCAAGTATTTTTCGGTGAGGGAATTGGATTCCATCGGGCTCAAAGGTTTCGTACCATTCGCATTGCTCAGGATCGGTTATTCGTTCTAATGTTTTTTTAATCTCCCCCCGCTACAAAGAGAAATGAAGGGGGGATATCGATGAGGTTCACGGTGCTTCTTCTAGCCTGCTTGGCTACGGTCGTGCTGACCCAGCAGCTGGTTCCTGTCAAAACGTCAAAACTCGCCGTAGTTCCAGAAACGCTCGTTTTCTTCTCCGGTCTTCCTCAAGACAAAGGAGTTCTTCTCTACAACTACGGCAACGCACCGGCCAAATGGAGCCTGGGACCGTATTCGGCGTTTTTGAAGATCGACACTTCGGACGTTCCCAACCCTCTGCCACCACTCTCCGGCGCATACATGAAAGTCAGCGTGGTCTGGGATCTGGTACCGACGAACGCGGGTACGATCGAAAAACCCGGCACTCTGATCGCTTTGCTTGAGAAGATCCTCGGGATCGACATACCAGACCGTTACAAACACTTCGGGGTGGGCCTGTTCAGCATCAGAGACGAAACCACACCTGGCTTTCACATCGTCACGGTGTTCACAGTGATGCACTGAGCAAATCTTTCACAGCTTGAGCCTTTGCGAAGGCGCCTTTGAGGGTTTTTGCAGCTTCTTCTGAGACTTTTACGGCCGTTTCGAGCGCTGTTTTTCGGTCCTTACCCTGCAGCAGGCAGTGTATGAGCACGGCATCGAACACGTCGCCACAGCCGGTCGTGTAGGGGTGGGCCAGCCCGTCCGTCGGGACGAACAGCTCGCCCCATCTTGCTCCACTCGAACCCATCTTGACGATATCGCACTGCAGGAGTTCACACTGCGATGCGTTCCCAATTAAGAGGAGATCTTCGTGGAGCGATCTCACGTTGGGATCGAGAATCCTCCTGGGGCCAACGTCGAGAAACACCGTGCCCTGGAAGTTTTTCAGGAAACGTTCTATGGTTTCTCTGGGAATCTCGGTGTTGACGAAAGCGAGCTGACAATCAGAGAGGAGTTCCCAGTCCAGATCCAGATCCAGGTTGTTCACTCCTCTCTCAACAGCCACGGTTCTGTCGTTGAGAGAGATGTGTAGACCCGTCGGCCCACGTTTGCGTTTGATGTGCCTCGTGTCGAAGCCGAGCTTCTCTAACCTGTTGAGAAAGAAATTCCCCCTGTGATCATCTCCGACGTTCGAGAAGAACACAACTTCAAAGCCGAGTTGTTGAAGGGCGAACGCCACGTTCAGGCCCGAACCACCGCAATCTTCAATGATTTCACACCTGTGTGGCTCGTCACCGTATATGTATATGTCCACAAAGCTTCCACCGAGCACGGCCAGCTTGGTTTTCATCAGAATATATAATAAATCGGAGGGTGAAAAAAGTGCGAGTGAAATTCTCGAATCTGGCCGACACGATGGTGGGGTTGAAGGAAGTCGAAGTGAAACCAGGGAGGAAAGAGGAAGTGTTGGAACAGATCTCTCAGGTGGCCGGCAAGAAGGTTCGTCTAGACATCAGAGATGACAGTGCGTATCTCATCGTGGAGGAGAACGGAACGACCAGGAAAAGCTGGGTCATTGCACTGTTGAACGGAATCAATGTGGTCGATCTTTCGCCCTCAAGCGTCTGGGATGGGGAGCTCGTGGTGTTCGTCCCGGTCAGTGGTGGATGAGATGTTTCAGCGCCACAGCCAGCTGCTCGGAGAATGTCTGGAGAAACTCTTCAAAGCCAGGGTATTGGTCGCTGGTGTGGGAGGACTGGGGTGCACGGTTTCATCACTTCTGATCCGCCTCGGAGTCGGGCAGGTCTATCTACTGGATGATGCCGTCGTGGATGAACCCGATCTGAACAGACAGATCCTCTACGACAGGTCCGACCTCGGACAGAAGAAAGTGGTGGTTGCTCAGAAAAAACTGTCTCAAATAAACCCCCAGTCCGTGATCGTCCCGCTGGACATCAGACTCGATGTCGATTTTTGCCTTCCAGGTGTCGACGTGGTGATCGATTGCCTGGACAACTTCGAATCGAAATTCGCACTGGACATTCTGTGCGAAAAAAAACAGGTTCCACTGGTGCACGCGGGTGTCGAAAAATTCTATGGACAATTGACCACAATATTACCGGGCTCCTTGAGGTTGAGACAGATCTTCCCCGCACCTCCCAAAGAAGATAGAGCGAGACAGATCTTCCCACCCCTGGTCGTTCTCGTCGCATCTTTGCAGACGAGTGAAGCGGTGAGGTTACTCTGTGGACAAGAACCTCTGCTGAACGGTAAGCTGATGCTGGTAGATTTCTTCAGCATGAGGTTTGAAGTTGTACCGTTACGGAGTGGTGCGGCGTGAAAAGAATACTCATCACGATTTATTTCCTCGTCTCGGCTGTCATCTACGTCGTGTTGGTAGGGGCACTGGTGCTGTTTCTGGGATGGGTTCTGAGTTTCTTCGCTGGAAAGCAGAAGGCGAGAAGGTTCGTTCTCAAACAGGTCAAATTGTTCGGCAAGAACACGTTCAGGTTCATGTTCTGCAGGGTGATCGCACTCGGTCTGGAAAATTACAAACCTGGCACCAGATACATCGTCACACCGAACCATCAGAGTTTGATGGATATACCTCTTATTTTGGGTTACATCGATCCGATGCCGATGGTGGCGAAGAAGGAACTGGCCTGGGTGCCTGGAGTGAGCTGGTACATTCGTTACATGAGGGGAATTTTTCTCGACAGGAAAAACCCGTCCGAGGGTGCACGAGTCATAAGAGAGATGATGGATCTACTTAGAAAAGGGGAATCTTTCTTGATCTTTCCGGAAGGTACACGGAGCGAAGATGGCTCGGTTCGAGAGTTCAAGACCGCCGCTTTCAAGATCGCCAAGAAACTCGGAGTGAAGGTGCTCCCAGTTTCGATATGGGGTACAATGTTCTTGGTACCCAAGAAGAGCCTCGTACTTAATCCCGGTACGGTGTTGATGAAAGTTCATGAGCCAGTCGATCCTGCTCAGTTCAAGGATGAAGTCGAACTGGCGAAGGCGGTCGAGGACACAGTCAGAAAAGGTGTCGAAGAGCTCAAGAGGCTTCAATAGGGGGTGGTCCTGATGAGAAAAGCGTGGGTGAAAGCACTCGTTCTGGACAAAATACACAACTCTCCGGTCGTCATCCTGGGCATCGAAGGTACGAACAAGGTTCTGCCCATATGGATCGGTGCGTGCGAGGCGAACGCGCTGGCCATGAGCCTTGAAGGTTTCGAATTTCCAAGGCCCCTAACCCACGATCTGATACTCAACATACTCGATGCGCTCGACGCGAGGCTGGAACGAATAGTCATACACAGTGTGAAGGACAACGTTTATTACGCGACGCTGATGATCAGGGACCTCGCAGCGATCGAAGGAGAAGATGAGGAATCGGACGATCACGCGATCATAGAGATGGACGCCAGGCCATCGGATTCGATAGTACTCGCGGTGAAAAAGGGTGTGCCCATCTACGTGAGCAACGAGATCGTGGATGAGCACGCCATAGATCTTGATATGCCCGAGGAATCAAGCGACGAGGAGTTCAAGAAGTTTGTCG is drawn from Thermotoga sp. Ku-13t and contains these coding sequences:
- a CDS encoding radical SAM protein yields the protein MLETLRKRCVLCGFESESISSSLKVCVRCLRERPVESLEIVRRTRARWRRSISFPVSPPRGGKRCLLCVNECEISQNGTGYCRVIKNVDGRLIFLTDNFDEAYLRYYLDPHPTNCVALPVCPEKDHRGFFNLAVFFAGCNLDCLFCQNIDHKYMIAGGTMRDGERVSVEELVRVAEQNRVSCVCYFGGDPVPWSIFTLKTSRKMRKRICWETNGLMNDSIAKQMASISLETGGIVKIDWKAFSPSVYEALTGVDGERAVERLKHNVELIAGMDERKEPPLLVVSTLIVPHYIDEFEVFNICRFLAQIDEKITYVLLAFAPQHLMHDLFTTSREQMKKVLEAARSSGLKNVFVENVWLLS
- a CDS encoding anhydro-N-acetylmuramic acid kinase yields the protein MNHFVRLGNWQELLQLFEKKQHIVLGLMSGTSADGLDIAQVKFSWNRQLNFELLSAVTLSYEPAFREKIVRSYDRRSSSVNYVTTLNYEIARKHAEMVKIYNFQCDFVAYHGQTVWHAPEQNATLQLGEADVLAVELQKPVVHSFRTKDMALSGEGAPISAYFDLVFLIGSDPSTAVLNVGGIANVTAIDEKGNPIAFDTGPGNCLIDTVVRNFLNRDLDEGGSLSREGRINLDLLNRMIEHKRGYILRKPPKTTGREAYNMEFLKEVGATKMFQLKDTLRTIVMFTARMVKENLALHLPHVKRLIVTGGGAYNQTLVEDLRQLGFDVKIPEKKLIDFREAIAIAFLGELFVKGLAPSKNVTGARRSCVMGKLALPW
- a CDS encoding DUF123 domain-containing protein; the protein is MKGAYLLVLKLEYDVSIKDRWCFESGLYVYVGSAMNDLVTRVSRHLRKEKKKHWHIDHLLEHAKILSVIMIPSELRLEESLSLALSKRFDGPVGFGSSDLKVKTNLYRVDEIGELFKVVSDFLQRGG
- the cysK gene encoding cysteine synthase A, encoding MLKLVGNTPMVRLKTEPRVFVKLEKNNPWGSVKDRPALFMIEAAEKKGLIKSGVIVEPTSGNTGIALAAIGALKGFRVILTMPESVSQERVKILKGYGAEVVLTPAERGMTGAVEKALEIVRELDAYMPNQFENPYNVLAHETTTAHEILTQMNYRIDAFVAGVGTGGTITGVGKVLKKLYGERVMVVAVEPASSPVLSKGVAGSHRIQGIGAGFVPKILDLSVVDRIETVTDDEAFETVKLLMKKEALALGISSGANVAVALRIAQQLPEDARVVTIAPDGFEKYLSVFS
- the cysE gene encoding serine O-acetyltransferase; the encoded protein is MRWFVKAIKEDVRAYLRLDPATSNVLQLIFFNASFQGLLLYRISHLFYRWKLHPLAYLFHYLCRVLFSMDIHPAAEIEPGVVIDHGIGVVIGATATVKSGTVIYHGVTLGAKHICSGKRHPDVGRNVIIGAGAKILGPIKVGDNSVIGANAVVLNDVPENCLAVGIPARIVRRDENVEVGGQHTDGEIENRTKGVREAREEQPVGKC
- a CDS encoding HAD family phosphatase, with product MIRNIVFDLGRVLLSWEPYRYMLRTFPKHVADEMNEKIFESKDFWLMDKGLMNEERLWQKKMEELPHLKEYILHMKKAVIGLLVPIEKNVRLLPKLKEKGFKLYVLSNFSERHFEMVYKKYDFFKFFDGMIISSHVKLAKPEKEIFLELIRRYGIAPQESVFIDDKLENVNVARELGFRTIHVTDQTDLEEELRKVLGDWDRTEEVSQK
- a CDS encoding PfkB family carbohydrate kinase, with the translated sequence MKTKLAVLGGSFVDIYIYGDEPHRCEIIEDCGGSGLNVAFALQQLGFEVVFFSNVGDDHRGNFFLNRLEKLGFDTRHIKRKRGPTGLHISLNDRTVAVERGVNNLDLDLDWELLSDCQLAFVNTEIPRETIERFLKNFQGTVFLDVGPRRILDPNVRSLHEDLLLIGNASQCELLQCDIVKMGSSGARWGELFVPTDGLAHPYTTGCGDVFDAVLIHCLLQGKDRKTALETAVKVSEEAAKTLKGAFAKAQAVKDLLSASL
- a CDS encoding HesA/MoeB/ThiF family protein translates to MFQRHSQLLGECLEKLFKARVLVAGVGGLGCTVSSLLIRLGVGQVYLLDDAVVDEPDLNRQILYDRSDLGQKKVVVAQKKLSQINPQSVIVPLDIRLDVDFCLPGVDVVIDCLDNFESKFALDILCEKKQVPLVHAGVEKFYGQLTTILPGSLRLRQIFPAPPKEDRARQIFPPLVVLVASLQTSEAVRLLCGQEPLLNGKLMLVDFFSMRFEVVPLRSGAA
- a CDS encoding lysophospholipid acyltransferase family protein is translated as MKRILITIYFLVSAVIYVVLVGALVLFLGWVLSFFAGKQKARRFVLKQVKLFGKNTFRFMFCRVIALGLENYKPGTRYIVTPNHQSLMDIPLILGYIDPMPMVAKKELAWVPGVSWYIRYMRGIFLDRKNPSEGARVIREMMDLLRKGESFLIFPEGTRSEDGSVREFKTAAFKIAKKLGVKVLPVSIWGTMFLVPKKSLVLNPGTVLMKVHEPVDPAQFKDEVELAKAVEDTVRKGVEELKRLQ
- a CDS encoding bifunctional nuclease family protein; this translates as MRKAWVKALVLDKIHNSPVVILGIEGTNKVLPIWIGACEANALAMSLEGFEFPRPLTHDLILNILDALDARLERIVIHSVKDNVYYATLMIRDLAAIEGEDEESDDHAIIEMDARPSDSIVLAVKKGVPIYVSNEIVDEHAIDLDMPEESSDEEFKKFVENLDIDAFKKMLRDEPKAEDEEDRD